A section of the Larus michahellis chromosome 1, bLarMic1.1, whole genome shotgun sequence genome encodes:
- the LOC141737951 gene encoding gap junction beta-2 protein-like — protein sequence MDWGSLQAVLGGVNKHSTSIGKIWLTVLFIFRIMILVVAAERVWGDEQQDFVCNTLQPGCRNVCYDHFFPISHIRLWALQLIFVSTPALLVAMHVAYTRHEKKRRFRNGEKIDIEELKNEKIHIRGPLWWTYTSSIFFRIIFEAVFMYVFYYMYDGYQMPRLVKCDAWPCPNTVDCFVSRPTEKTTFTIFMLAVSGICMMLNLAEFCYLVIKICMKEPRKTTVLK from the coding sequence CGTAAATAAACACTCCACCAGTATCGGGAAGATATGGCTTACGGTCCTGTTCATCTTCCGTATCATGATCCTGGTTGTGGCTGCGGAGAGAGTCTGGGGAGACGAACAACAAGATTTTGTCTGCAACACACTTCAGCCTGGGTGCAGAAATGTTTGCTATGATCACTTCTTCCCCATCTCTCACATCAGACTCTGGGCCCTGCAGCTGATCTTTGTTTCCACACCTGCGCTGCTGGTGGCCATGCACGTAGCTTACACCAGGCACGAGAAGAAAAGGCGGTTCAGAAATGGTGAGAAAATTGATATTGaggaactgaaaaatgaaaagattcaCATTCGGGGCCCCCTGTGGTGGACGTACACCAGCAGCATCTTCTTCAGGATCATCTTTGAAGCAGTCTTCATGTACGTGTTCTATTACATGTACGATGGGTACCAGATGCCTCGCCTGGTGAAGTGCGATGCATGGCCCTGCCCCAACACAGTGGACTGTTTTGTGTCTCGGCCCACTGAGAAAACCACATTTACTATTTTCATGCTTGCTGTGTCTGGGATCTGCATGATGTTGAATCTGGCTGAGTTTTGTTACCTAGTGATAAAAATCTGCATGAAAGAACCCAGGAAAACAACGGTTTTAAAATAA